One Cucurbita pepo subsp. pepo cultivar mu-cu-16 unplaced genomic scaffold, ASM280686v2 Cp4.1_scaffold000434, whole genome shotgun sequence DNA segment encodes these proteins:
- the LOC111785287 gene encoding WAT1-related protein At1g25270-like: MLLVQSVFAGVNVLYKLAVNDGMNLMIMIAFRFVFASLFMLPLAFFLERNKRPKMTCSILFYGFLCGLFGGTLSQNLYVQSLAMTSATFVSAMQNLSPAITFLLALPFGMEKLEMRSKEGVAKVAGTLVGIGGAMFLTFYKGIQISIWSTHVDLLRGGHLAHLPQNPHHSHNFVLGSLLALASCLSYSFWLILQTKMTKIYPCQYSSTALMCMMGAIQGLAISICVERDWKQWKLGWNIRLLTVAFAGIVASGAMVTLMAWCVRMRGPLYVSSFSPLMLLLVAIAGSLCLQESLHLGSVIGAVLIVCGLYMVLWGKSREMNNILPLKDVEVTTPKPQNESQFYDIKNNTSITT; this comes from the exons ATGCTTCTGGTTCAGTCGGTGTTCGCAGGAGTCAACGTTCTCTACAAATTGGCTGTCAACGATGGAATGAATTTGATGATCATGATCGCTTTTCGTTTCGTGTTCGCTTCCCTTTTCATGCTTCCCCTTGCCTTCTTTCTCGaaag GAATAAACGGCCGAAGATGACATGCTCCATACTCTTCTATGGATTTCTTTGTGGATTATTTGG AGGGACGTTGAGTCAAAACTTATACGTACAGAGTTTGGCAATGACGTCAGCAACATTTGTTTCGGCCATGCAGAATCTCTCTCCGGCTATTACCTTCCTTCTCGCCCTCCCCTTCGG GATGGAAAAGTTGGAGATGAGGAGCAAGGAAGGGGTGGCCAAGGTGGCAGGAACGTTGGTGGGGATTGGTGGGGCCATGTTTCTTACTTTCTACAAAGGCATCCAGATCAGCATTTGGTCAACCCACGTGGACCTTCTCCGTGGAGGACACTTGGCACATCTTCCTCAAAATCCTCACCACTCCCACAATTTTGTGCTTGGAAGTCTGCTGGCTCTCGCCAGCTGCCTCTCTTACTCTTTCTGGCTCATCCTTCAG ACAAAAATGACGAAAATATATCCATGTCAATACTCGAGCACGGCGTTGATGTGTATGATGGGAGCAATTCAGGGGTTGGCAATATCAATTTGTGTGGAGAGGGATTGGAAGCAATGGAAATTGGGTTGGAATATCAGGCTTCTCACCGTCGCATTTGCc GGGATTGTGGCGTCGGGAGCCATGGTGACGCTGATGGCGTGGTGCGTACGTATGAGAGGGCCATTGTATGTGTCTAGTTTCAGCCCTCTTATGCTTCTCCTGGTAGCTATTGCTGGATCCCTATGCCTCCAAGAAAGCTTGCACCTTGGCAG TGTGATTGGAGCAGTGCTGATTGTGTGTGGTTTATACATGGTGTTGTGGGGCAAAAGCAGAGAGATGAACAACATACTTCCATTGAAAGACGTTGAGGTTACCACTCCaaagcctcaaaatgaaagtCAATTTTATGATATCAAGAACAACACAAGCATTACCACTTGA